A genome region from Etheostoma cragini isolate CJK2018 chromosome 4, CSU_Ecrag_1.0, whole genome shotgun sequence includes the following:
- the scn8ab gene encoding sodium channel, voltage gated, type VIII, alpha subunit b isoform X6, which translates to MAAPLMSPPGPDSFKKFTPESLAKIEKRISEEKNKKPPKPRSDSSHRDTSDDNEPKPNSDLEAGKSLPFIYGDVPPGMSGVPLEDLDPYYQNLNMKTFIVLNKGKTIFRFSATPSLYIISPFNLLRRIAIKILIHALFSMIIMCTILTNCIFMTFSDPPEWSKQVEYTFTGIYTFESLTKIVARGFAIDGFTFLRDPWNWLDFMVISMAYITEFVDLGNVSALRTFRVLRALKTISVIPGLKTIVGALIQSVKKLSDVMILTVFCLSVFALIGLQLFMGNLRQKCVIWPINMTEQYLANGSRGFDWKEYIMNDSNFYFLPGQLDALLCGNSSDSGRCPEGFMCMKAGRNPNYGYTSFDSFGWAFLTLFRLMTQDFWENLYMLTLRAAGKTYMIFFVLVIFVGSFYLVNLILAVVAMAYEEQNQATIEEAEQKEAEFKAMLEQLKRQQDETQAAAMATSAGTVSEAALEDEGGGHLSRSSSEVSKLSSKSAKERRNRKKKWRQKEQEKEKGDSEKVVKSESDDGSKKSTIRFPGSRLGRKTSIMNQSLLSIPGSPFMSRHNSRSSIFSFKGRSKDMGSENEFADDEHSTVEESEDRRGSLFIPYRRNSYSGYSQGSSRIHPLAPHSGGKRNSTVDCNGVVSLTGPGPGRRLLPETTDVEIKKKHSGSLMVSVDQLNSSFKGKDRANSQMSVVTNTLLEELEESQRKCPPCWYKFANIFLIWECFPLWLKIKHITYLIVMDPFVDLAITICIVLNTLFMAMEHYPMTEEFQGVLSVGNLVFTGIFAGEMFAKLIAMDPYYYFQEGWNCFDGFIVTLSLVELGLADVEGLSVLRSFRLLRVFKLAKSWPTLNMLIKIIGNSVGALGNLTLVLAIIVFIFAVVGMQLFGKNYKDCVCKIAPSCELPRWHMHDFFHSFLIVFRVLCGEWIETMWDCMEVAGQTMCLTVFMMVMVIGNLVVLNLFLALLLSSFSADNLAATDDDGEPNNLQLAVARIKIGIAWFKVNMRIVVATVLKKPIEDEQKPLDEMYEKKLNCIANHTVDINRELDYAKNGNGTTSGIGSSVGKYMIDEDYMSFIHNPNLTVCVPIAVGESDFENLNTEDFSSESDVENSKDLDDTSSSEGSTIDIKPDVEDVAVVEVVEEYVDPEACWTDECVAKYKCCDVPITHGWGKHWWFLRKTCYLIVEHNWFETLIIFMILLSSGALAFEDVYIEQRKTIRIILEYADRVFTYIFILEMLLKWVAYGFVKYFTNAWCWLDFFIVDVSIVSLIANALGYSDLGPIKSLRTLRALRPLRALSRFEGMRVVVNALVGAIPSIMNVLLVCLIFWLIFSIMGVNLFAGKYYYCYNETAEENFFPDVVNNKTECFALINANFSEVRWKNVKINFDNVGAGYLALLQVATFKGWMDIMYAAIDSRKVEDQPIYEDNLYMYIYFVIFIIFGSFFTLNLFIGVIIDNFNQQKKKFGGQDIFMTEEQKKYYNAMKKLGSKKPQKPIPRPQNQIQGMVFDFVTQQVFDISIMILICLNMVTMMVETDDQTEDTEVVLYWVNFIFIVVFTCEFVLKLFALRHYYFTNGWNIFDVVVVILSIVGMFLADLIEKYFVSPTLFRVIRLARIGRILRLIKGAKGIRTLLFALMMSLPALFNIGLLLFLVMFIFSIFGMSNFGYVKHGAGIDDMYNFETFGNSMIILFMITTSAGWDGLLLPILNYAPDCDPLLENPGTPATGDCGNPSVGIFFFVMYIIISFLIVVNMYIAIILENFSVATEESADPLSEDDFETFYEIWEKFDPDACQFITYAKLSDFADSLEHPLRVPKPNTIELIAMDMPMVSGDRIHCLDILFAFTKRVLGDSGELDMLRQQMEERFVAANPSKVSYEPITTTLRRKQEDVSSKIIQRAYRSYLARRGFVCKRKPANNKVENGGNNQEQEKKEGTPSTASLPSYDSVTKPDKEKQDDNNEGKGGRKEKGRNQKDIRESKC; encoded by the exons aCATTTATAGTCCtcaacaaaggaaaaacaatcTTCCGCTTCAGTGCCACGCCCTCCTTGTACATCATAAGCCCGTTTAATCTACTAAGGCGAATAGCTATTAAGATTTTGATACATGC GTTATTCAGCATGATCATCATGTGTACGATTTTGACCAACTGTATATTCATGACATTTAGTGACCCCCCAGAATGGTCCAAACAAGTAGA GTATACCTTCACAGGTATCTATACGTTTGAATCACTCACAAAAATTGTTGCCAGAGGCTTCGCTATAGATGGGTTTACCTTTCTCAGAGACCCATGGAACTGGCTGGATTTCATGGTCATCTCAATGGC ATATATAACAGAGTTTGTGGACCTTGGGAATGTCTCGGCGCTGAGAACGTTCAGGGTTCTCCGAGCATTGAAAACAATTTCTGTCATTCCAG GCCTGAAGACCATTGTGGGTGCTCTGATCCAGTCGGTGAAGAAGCTGTCGGATGTGATGATCCTGACCGTCTTCTGTCTCAGTGTCTTTGCTCTAATTGGACTACAGCTCTTTATGGGGAACTTAAGGCAGAAGTGTGTAATCTGGCCAATCAACATGACTGAGCAATACCTGGCAAATGGCAGCAGGGGCTTTGACTGGAAGGAATACATCATGAATGACT ctaATTTCTACTTCCTTCCTGGTCAGCTTGATGCTCTGCTATGTGGGAATAGTTCTGACTCAGG GCGATGTCCAGAGGGCTTTATGTGTATGAAAGCCGGAAGGAACCCTAACTATGGTTACACCAGCTTTGACAGCTTTGGATGGGCTTTCCTCACCCTTTTTCGCCTCATGACCCAAGACTTCTGGGAAAATCTCTACATGCTG ACTCTACGAGCTGCAGGGAAAACATATATGATCTTCTTTGTGCTGGTCATCTTTGTGGGCTCTTTCTACCTGGTGAATCTCATCTTGGCTGTGGTGGCCATGGCTTATGAGGAGCAGAACCAGGCCACTATTGAGGAGGCGGAGCAGAAAGAGGCAGAATTCAAGGCCATGCTGGAACAGCTTAAGAGGCAGCAGGATGAAACACAG gcTGCCGCCATGGCGACATCTGCAGGCACTGTGTCAGAGGCTGCGTTAGAGGATGAAGGAGGAGGGCACTTGTCACGGAGCTCTTCTGAGGTGTCCAAGCTTAGCTCAAAGAGTGCCAAGGAGCGTCGAAATCGCAAGAAGAAATGGCGTCAGAAAgagcaggagaaagagaagggagacaGTGAGAAGGTTGTTAAGTCTGAGTCAGACGATGGCAGCAAGAAAAGTACCATTCGTTTCCCAGGAAGCCGGCTGGGGAGGAAGACATCCATTATGAACCAG TCACTGCTGAGCATCCCAGGTTCACCCTTCATGTCGCGCCACAACAGCCGCAGCAGCATCTTCAGCTTCAAAGGCCGTTCCAAGGACATGGGCTCAGAAAACGAGTTTGCCGACGATGAGCACAGTACAGTAGAGGAGAGCGAAGACCGCCGAGGCTCCCTGTTTATCCCTTACCGCCGCAACAGCTACAGTGGCTACAGCCAAGGCTCATCACGCATTCACCCGCTGGCACCCCACTCTGGAGGGAAGAGGAACAGCACAGTGGACTGCAATGGCGTGGTGTCTCTCACCGGCCCTGGGCCCGGCAGACGGCTTCTGCCTGAG ACTACTGACGTGGAGATTAAGAAGAAGCACTCTGGCTCTCTCATGGTATCTGTGGATCAGCTCAACTCTTCCTTCAAAGGAAAGGACCGTGCCAACAGTCAGATGAGCGTAGTCACCAACACACTTCTAGAGG AGTTGGAGGAGTCTCAGAGGAAGTGCCCTCCTTGTTGGTACAAGTTTGCCAACATCTTCCTCATCTGGGAGTGCTTTCCTTTGTGGCTGAAGATTAAGCACATAACTTACTTGATTGTCATGGACCCATTTGTTGACCTGGCCATCACCATCTGTATTGTCCTCAATACCCTCTTCATGGCCATGGAGCATTACCCCATGACTGAGGAATTTCAAGGGGTTCTTTCTGTTGGCAACCTG GTTTTCACAGGCATCTTTGCTGGGGAGATGTTTGCCAAGCTGATTGCCATGGATCCCTACTACTACTTCCAGGAAGGCTGGAACTGCTTTGACGGCTTCATTGTGACTCTGAGTTTAGTTGAGCTGGGACTGGCTGATGTGGAAGGTCTGTCAGTGCTCAGGTCATTCCGATTG TTAAGAGTGTTCAAACTAGCAAAATCGTGGCCCACCCTCAACATGCTGATCAAGATCATTGGTAATTCAGTGGGAGCTCTGGGTAATCTGACGCTGGTGCTGGCCATCATCGTTTTCATCTTTGCCGTCGTGGGCATGCAGCTGTTTGGCAAAAACTACAAGGACTGTGTGTGTAAGATCGCCCCGTCCTGTGAACTGCCTCGCTGGCACATGCATGACTTCTTCCACTCCTTCCTGATTGTGTTCAGAGTGTTGTGTGGGGAGTGGATTGAGACCATGTGGGACTGTATGGAGGTGGCAGGACAGACCATGTGCCTCACCGTCTTCATGATGGTCATGGTCATCGGAAACCTGGTg GTGCTGAACCTGTTCCTGGCCTTGCTGCTGAGCTCATTCAGTGCAGACAACCTCGCTGCCACAGATGACGATGGTGAACCCAACAACCTCCAACTTGCAGTTGCCCGCATTAAGATAGGGATCGCCTGGTTCAAGGTTAACATGCGGATCGTAGTAGCCACAGTGCTGAAAAAG CCTATAGAGGATGAACAGAAGCCTTTGGATGAAATGTACGAGAAGAAGCTCAACTGCATTGCAAACCACACAGTGGACATTAACCGTGAACTGGACTATGCTAAAAATGGCAATGGCACCACCAGCGGGATTGGGAGCAGTGTGGGAAAGTATATGATTGACGAGGACTACATGTCTTTCATCCACAACCCCAACCTCACTGTCTGTGTTCCCATCGCTGTTGGCGAGTCAGACTTCGAAAACCTAAACACGGAAGACTTTAGCAGTGAATCGGATGTGGAGAACAGTAAAGAT CTGGATGATACTAGTTCGTCTGAGGGCAGCACAATAGACATCAAGCCTGATGTGGAGGACGTTGCAGTGGTGGAGGTAGTGGAGGAGTATGTTGACCCAGAAGCTTGCTGGACAGATG AGTGTGTGGCCAAATACAAGTGCTGTGATGTTCCTATCACTCACGGCTGGGGAAAACACTGGTGGTTCCTGAGGAAGACCTGCTACCTGATTGTAGAACACAACTGGTTTGAAACCCTCATCATCTTCATGATCCTGCTCAGCAGTGGAGCCCTG GCCTTTGAGGATGTGTACATTGAGCAAAGGAAGACAATCCGCATCATTCTGGAGTATGCTGATCGGGTTTTCACCTATATCTTCATCCTGGAGATGTTGCTGAAATGGGTGGCCTACGGCTTTGTCAAGTACTTCACCAATGCCTGGTGTTGGTTAGACTTCTTCATTGTGGAT GTGTCTATAGTCAGCCTTATAGCTAATGCGTTGGGCTACTCCGATCTAGGCCCGATTAAATCACTCAGGACACTGAGGGCCTTGAGACCCCTCAGGGCCCTGTCACGTTTTGAAGGGATGAGG GTTGTGGTAAACGCCTTGGTGGGTGCAATCCCCTCCATCATGAATGTGCTGCTGGTGTGTCTCATCTTCTGGCTCATCTTCAGCATCATGGGTGTCAACCTGTTTGCTGGAAAGTATTACTACTGTTACAATGAGACAGCCGAGGAGAACTTCTTCCCTGATGTcgtcaacaacaaaacagagtgttTTGCACTCATTAATGCAAACTTCTCTGAAGTCAGATGGAAAAATGTCAAGATCAATTTTGACAATGTCGGTGCAGGATACCTGGCACTTCTGCAAGTG GCAACATTCAAAGGTTGGATGGACATTATGTATGCGGCAATAGATTCTCGAAAG GTGGAGGACCAGCCTATCTACGAGGACAACTTATACATGTACATCTACTttgtcatcttcatcatctttgGCTCGTTCTTCACTCTAAACCTCTTCATTGGTGTCATCATTGATAACTTCaaccaacaaaagaaaaag TTTGGAGGTCAGGATATCTTCATGACGGAGGAACAGAAGAAATACTACAATGCCATGAAGAAACTAGGGTCAAAGAAACCACAAAAACCAATACCCAGGCCGCAG AACCAGATCCAGGGCATGGTGTTTGACTTTGTGACGCAGCAGGTGTTCGACATCTCCATCATGATCTTAATCTGCCTTAACATGGTCACCATGATGGTGGAGACAGACGATCAGACCGAGGACACTGAGGTTGTGCTTTACTGGGTCAACTTCATCTTCATTGTGGTCTTCACTTGCGAGTTTGTATTGAAGCTCTTTGCGCTGCGCCACTACTACTTCACCAATGGTTGGAACATCTTCGATGTTGTTGTGGTCATCCTTTCAATTGTAG GAATGTTTCTGGCTGACCTGATTGAGAAGTACTTTGTGTCACCAACACTCTTCAGGGTGATTCGTCTGGCTCGTATCGGCAGGATCCTGCGTCTCATCAAGGGGGCCAAAGGAATCAGAACTCTGCTGTTTGCCCtaatgatgtcacttcctgccTTGTTCAACATTGGCTTACTTCTTTTCCTGGTTATGttcattttctccatctttGGCATGTCCAACTTTGGCTATGTGAAACACGGGGCTGGAATTGATGATATGTACAACTTTGAGACCTTCGGCAACAGCATGATCATCCTGTTTATGATCACCACGTCAGCTGGCTGGGACGGCCTGCTGCTGCCCATTCTTAACTACGCTCCAGACTGCGACCCCTTACTGGAAAATCCTGGCACCCCTGCCACAGGAGACTGTGGCAACCCTTCTGTGGGCATCTTCTTCTTTGTTATGTATATCATTATTTCTTTCCTCATTGTGGTCAACATGTACATCGCCATCATCTTGGAGAACTTCAGTGTGGCCACAGAGGAGAGTGCCGACCCACTCAGCGAGGATGACTTTGAGACCTTTTATGAGATTTGGGAGAAGTTTGACCCTGATGCGTGCCAGTTCATCACCTATGCCAAGCTTTCGGACTTTGCTGATTCACTTGAACACCCACTCCGAGTCCCCAAGCCCAACACCATTGAACTGATCGCCATGGACATGCCTATGGTGAGTGGTGACCGCATCCACTGCCTGGACATCCTTTTTGCCTTCACTAAGCGTGTGCTGGGTGACAGTGGCGAGTTGGACATGTTGAGGCAACAAATGGAGGAGCGTTTTGTGGCTGCCAATCCCTCCAAGGTCTCTTACGAGCCAATCACCACCACTCTGAGGCGCAAGCAGGAGGATGTGTCATCCAAAATAATTCAAAGGGCCTACCGTTCCTACCTGGCAAGGCGGGGCTTTGTCTGTAAGCGCAAACCAGCCAATAACAAAGTGGAGAATGGCGGGAACAATCAGGAACAAGAAAAGAAGGAGGGCACTCCCTCAACTGCCTCCCTGCCTTCTTATGACAGTGTAACCAAACCTGACAAGGAGAAACAGGATGACAACAATGAGGgcaagggagggaggaaagagaaaggaagaaaccAAAAAGACATCAGGGAATCTAAATGTTAG